The following proteins are co-located in the Streptomyces bottropensis ATCC 25435 genome:
- a CDS encoding cell division protein SepF codes for MGSVRKASAWLGLVDDNDDERYYDDDYADERESGSGEAWVTDPRVKVASESPQDHGRRIGTVTPDSFRDARHIGELFRDGVPVIMNLTNMDAADAKRVVDFAAGLIFGLRGSIERVSNRVFLLTPADTEIVSGEVASRPVDGFFNQS; via the coding sequence ATGGGATCGGTGCGCAAGGCGAGTGCCTGGCTTGGCCTCGTCGACGACAACGATGACGAGCGTTACTACGACGACGACTACGCCGATGAGCGGGAGTCCGGCTCCGGCGAGGCCTGGGTCACCGACCCTCGCGTCAAGGTGGCGTCCGAGTCCCCGCAGGACCACGGCCGCCGGATCGGCACGGTCACGCCGGACAGCTTCCGCGACGCCCGGCACATCGGCGAACTCTTCCGGGACGGCGTCCCGGTCATCATGAACCTCACGAACATGGACGCCGCCGACGCCAAGCGGGTCGTCGACTTCGCGGCCGGCCTGATCTTCGGTCTGCGCGGCTCGATCGAGCGGGTGTCCAACCGCGTGTTCCTGCTGACCCCGGCCGACACGGAGATCGTCAGCGGCGAGGTCGCGAGCCGTCCGGTCGACGGTTTCTTCAACCAGAGCTGA
- a CDS encoding I78 family peptidase inhibitor, which yields MAPIPTPSEEPRDDPGAYVGLQAPDAERRAVEHGWSTVRKLPPGAIITMEYRFGRLNLEVEDGRVRRAWKG from the coding sequence ATGGCACCGATTCCCACCCCCTCAGAAGAACCCCGGGACGACCCCGGCGCGTACGTCGGACTCCAGGCGCCGGACGCCGAGCGCCGAGCCGTGGAACACGGCTGGTCCACCGTCAGAAAGCTGCCGCCAGGAGCGATCATCACCATGGAGTACCGCTTCGGGCGGCTGAACCTGGAGGTCGAGGACGGCCGGGTGAGACGCGCCTGGAAGGGCTGA
- a CDS encoding phosphatase PAP2 family protein: MRTEPKPTRLDRVFSRLDREPERPAHIDVPGMTRHRVVLFASTLAFYVAIVWAVVITSWLVRLDWQIMFFRPYQQWQQIHAFLDYYVVLGQRGPTAVMVAAWLGWRSWRQHTLRPMLALGVSLLLLNITVGAAKIGMGRLGPHYATEIGANEMWLGGDIFPSGHTANAVVTWGILAYLASTPRARRWLSALSAVISLGVGLTTVYLGTHWLSDVLLGWAAGLLIMLALPWFEPLIARAEVWIFSLRDSLRDRRTAPASAPAPAPAPAAVGTAVARGHVEEPATVRETGIAARAAHSPIMPLHLSTGPHLARSERAPVTPTGSRRPPHADRVAHNATPARPVAGG, encoded by the coding sequence GTGCGTACCGAACCTAAGCCGACCCGTCTGGACCGGGTCTTCTCCAGGCTGGACCGTGAGCCGGAACGACCGGCTCACATCGATGTGCCGGGGATGACCCGGCACCGGGTGGTGCTCTTCGCCTCCACCCTGGCCTTCTACGTGGCCATCGTGTGGGCCGTCGTGATCACCTCGTGGCTGGTCCGGCTCGACTGGCAGATCATGTTCTTCCGGCCGTACCAGCAGTGGCAGCAGATCCACGCCTTCCTGGACTACTACGTCGTCCTGGGCCAGCGCGGCCCCACCGCCGTGATGGTCGCCGCCTGGCTGGGCTGGCGCTCGTGGAGACAGCACACCCTGCGCCCGATGCTGGCGCTCGGTGTCTCGCTGCTGCTGCTGAACATCACGGTCGGCGCCGCCAAGATCGGCATGGGCCGGCTCGGCCCGCACTACGCCACCGAGATCGGCGCCAACGAGATGTGGCTCGGCGGCGACATATTTCCTTCGGGACACACCGCCAACGCCGTGGTGACCTGGGGCATCCTGGCCTATCTGGCGTCGACGCCGAGGGCCAGGCGCTGGCTGTCCGCGCTGTCCGCCGTGATCTCGCTCGGGGTCGGCCTCACCACGGTGTACCTCGGTACGCACTGGCTGAGCGACGTCCTGCTGGGCTGGGCCGCCGGTCTGCTGATCATGCTGGCCCTGCCCTGGTTCGAGCCGCTGATCGCCCGCGCCGAGGTCTGGATCTTCTCGCTGCGCGACAGCTTGCGCGACCGTCGTACGGCACCCGCGTCGGCTCCGGCGCCCGCACCCGCCCCCGCAGCGGTGGGAACGGCCGTGGCGCGAGGGCACGTCGAGGAGCCCGCGACCGTCCGGGAGACCGGCATCGCGGCCCGCGCCGCCCATTCGCCGATCATGCCGCTGCACCTGTCCACCGGACCCCATCTGGCCAGGTCGGAGAGGGCCCCGGTCACCCCGACCGGCTCCCGCCGGCCGCCACACGCCGACCGCGTCGCGCACAACGCGACCCCGGCCCGCCCGGTCGCGGGCGGCTGA
- a CDS encoding glycosyltransferase family 4 protein has protein sequence MHISFLIHNAYGIGGTIRTTYNLANTLAEQHDVEIVSVFRHRDEPVFDVDPRVRLRGLVDIRQGGADKGHPDLRRPAKVFPRAEGRYGQYSAMTDRRIAEHLASVDADVLVGTRPGLNVHMARQTRRGPVRVGQEHLTLDSHSPALRATLRGAYPRLDAFTTTTEADARAYRAKMRLPGVRLEAVPNPVPAPGIDPADGSGKWVVAAGRLAPVKRYDLLVKAFDKVRQERPDWRLRIYGGGKQKDKLRSLVDKLDLYNHVYLMGPATPIEPEWAKGSIAAVTSSLESFGMTIVEAMRCGLPVVSTNCPHGPGEIIEDGVDGRLVEVGSVPAIADGLLELINDDDKRRQMAHAALQDSERFDPSRIAERYETLFGDLLARGGASPWGRVRGSLHRTRGALLGSAYTVRGAGRSARSAIRKARTA, from the coding sequence ATGCACATTTCTTTCCTCATACACAACGCGTATGGCATCGGGGGAACGATCCGGACGACGTACAACCTCGCGAACACCCTGGCCGAACAGCACGACGTGGAGATCGTCTCCGTCTTCCGCCATCGTGACGAGCCGGTGTTCGACGTCGATCCGAGGGTGCGGCTGCGGGGCCTCGTCGACATCCGGCAGGGCGGCGCGGACAAGGGGCACCCCGACCTGCGGCGCCCCGCCAAGGTCTTCCCGCGCGCCGAGGGCCGCTACGGCCAGTACAGCGCCATGACCGACCGGCGCATCGCCGAGCACCTCGCCTCGGTCGACGCCGACGTCCTGGTCGGCACCCGCCCCGGGCTGAACGTGCACATGGCCCGGCAGACCCGACGTGGGCCCGTCCGTGTCGGCCAGGAGCACCTCACGCTCGACAGCCACTCCCCGGCCCTGCGCGCCACCCTGCGCGGCGCCTACCCGCGGCTCGACGCGTTCACCACGACCACCGAGGCGGACGCGCGCGCGTACCGCGCGAAGATGCGGCTGCCCGGCGTCCGCCTGGAGGCCGTGCCCAACCCGGTGCCCGCGCCGGGCATCGACCCGGCCGACGGCTCCGGCAAGTGGGTCGTCGCCGCCGGGCGGCTCGCGCCCGTCAAACGCTACGACCTGCTCGTCAAGGCCTTCGACAAGGTCCGTCAGGAGCGGCCCGACTGGCGCCTGCGGATCTACGGCGGAGGCAAGCAGAAGGACAAACTCCGCTCACTCGTCGACAAGTTGGACCTCTACAACCACGTGTACCTGATGGGGCCCGCCACCCCCATCGAGCCGGAGTGGGCCAAGGGTTCCATCGCGGCCGTCACCTCCAGCCTGGAGTCGTTCGGCATGACGATCGTGGAGGCCATGCGCTGCGGACTGCCGGTGGTCTCCACCAACTGCCCGCACGGCCCCGGCGAGATCATCGAGGACGGCGTCGACGGCCGTCTGGTCGAGGTCGGCAGCGTCCCGGCCATCGCCGACGGTCTGCTGGAACTCATCAACGACGACGACAAGCGGCGGCAGATGGCGCACGCCGCGCTCCAGGACTCCGAGCGCTTCGACCCGTCCCGCATCGCCGAACGCTACGAGACGCTCTTCGGCGACCTCCTCGCCCGGGGCGGTGCCTCGCCATGGGGCCGGGTGCGCGGCTCACTGCACCGCACCCGTGGTGCTCTGCTCGGCAGTGCGTACACCGTTCGGGGTGCCGGACGCTCCGCCCGCTCCGCGATCAGGAAGGCCCGGACCGCATGA
- the ctaD gene encoding cytochrome c oxidase subunit I, which yields MGTETVQAVARPMGARTPGRVVVDWLTTTDHKKIGHLYLVTSFLFFLAAGLMALVMRAELARPGTQIVDNEQFNQLFTLHGTIMLLLFATPTFAGFANEIMPLQIGAPDVAFPRLNMLSYWLFLFGGLIVMGSLLVPSGPADFGWFAYAPLNSAERSPGIGADMWIMGLALAGFGTILGAVNFLTTIIGMRAPGMTMFRMPIFTWNTLFTSILILMAFPVLAAALLVLEADRRFGSQVFDAANGGALLWQHLFWFFGHPEVYIIALPFFGIITEIIPVFSRKPIFGYLTLVGATMAITGLSVVVWAHHMFATGAVLLPFFSFMSFLIAVPTGVKFFNWTGTMLKGSLSFETPMLWATGFLVSFLFGGLTGVILASPPMDFHVTDSYFVVAHFHYVVFGTVVFATFAGFYFWWPKFTGKMLDERLGKIQFWTLFVGFHTTFLVQHWLGAEGMPRRYADYLAADGFTALNTISTIGAFLLGMSTLPFLYNVWRTSRYGVPVDADDPWGYGRSLEWATSCPPPRHNFVTLPRVRSEAPAFDLHHPRFAAITPPQTRKGQGRTPHPRFGQERPTGGPGES from the coding sequence ATGGGGACCGAGACCGTACAGGCGGTGGCACGACCCATGGGGGCGAGGACGCCGGGGCGGGTGGTGGTCGACTGGCTGACCACGACGGACCACAAGAAGATCGGCCATCTCTACCTGGTCACGTCGTTCCTGTTCTTCCTGGCGGCCGGTCTGATGGCGCTGGTGATGCGGGCCGAACTGGCCCGGCCGGGCACACAGATCGTGGACAACGAACAGTTCAACCAGCTGTTCACCCTGCACGGCACGATCATGCTGCTGCTCTTCGCGACACCGACCTTCGCCGGGTTCGCCAACGAGATCATGCCGCTGCAGATCGGCGCGCCCGACGTGGCCTTCCCCCGGCTGAACATGCTGTCGTACTGGCTGTTCCTGTTCGGCGGGCTCATCGTGATGGGCTCGCTGCTGGTGCCGTCGGGGCCCGCCGACTTCGGGTGGTTCGCCTACGCGCCGCTGAACAGTGCGGAACGCTCGCCGGGGATCGGGGCCGACATGTGGATCATGGGGCTCGCGCTGGCCGGCTTCGGGACGATCCTCGGCGCGGTGAACTTCCTGACCACGATCATCGGGATGCGCGCGCCCGGCATGACCATGTTCCGGATGCCGATCTTCACCTGGAACACGCTGTTCACGTCGATCCTGATCCTGATGGCGTTCCCGGTGCTCGCCGCCGCGCTCCTGGTGCTGGAGGCGGACCGGCGGTTCGGCTCGCAGGTCTTCGACGCCGCCAACGGAGGCGCGCTGCTGTGGCAGCACCTGTTCTGGTTCTTCGGGCACCCCGAGGTCTACATCATCGCCCTCCCCTTCTTCGGGATCATCACGGAGATCATCCCGGTCTTCAGCCGCAAGCCGATCTTCGGCTATCTGACGCTGGTCGGGGCCACGATGGCGATCACCGGACTCTCGGTGGTCGTGTGGGCCCACCACATGTTCGCCACGGGCGCGGTGCTGCTGCCGTTCTTCTCGTTCATGAGCTTCCTGATCGCCGTGCCGACGGGGGTGAAGTTCTTCAACTGGACGGGGACGATGCTGAAGGGCTCCCTGTCGTTCGAGACACCGATGCTGTGGGCGACCGGCTTCCTGGTGTCGTTCCTGTTCGGTGGTCTGACGGGGGTGATCCTGGCCTCCCCGCCGATGGACTTCCACGTCACCGACTCGTACTTCGTGGTCGCGCACTTCCACTACGTCGTCTTCGGCACGGTCGTCTTCGCGACCTTCGCGGGGTTCTACTTCTGGTGGCCCAAGTTCACCGGCAAGATGCTCGACGAACGGCTCGGCAAGATCCAGTTCTGGACCCTCTTCGTCGGCTTCCACACCACGTTCCTGGTGCAGCACTGGCTGGGCGCCGAGGGCATGCCACGGCGGTACGCCGACTATCTGGCGGCCGACGGCTTCACGGCGCTGAACACGATCTCGACGATCGGCGCGTTCCTGCTGGGCATGTCCACGCTCCCCTTCCTCTACAACGTCTGGCGGACCTCCCGGTACGGCGTGCCGGTCGACGCCGACGACCCGTGGGGCTACGGCCGGTCGCTGGAGTGGGCGACCTCGTGCCCGCCGCCGCGCCACAACTTCGTGACGCTGCCCCGGGTCCGCTCCGAGGCGCCGGCGTTCGACCTGCACCATCCGAGGTTCGCGGCGATCACGCCGCCCCAGACCCGGAAGGGCCAGGGGCGGACGCCGCATCCCCGGTTCGGTCAAGAGCGGCCGACAGGCGGTCCCGGAGAGTCCTGA
- a CDS encoding acyl-CoA dehydrogenase family protein, translating to MAAPAKSPSFDPADFLGLDDLLDPEDLAVRDTVRSWAADRVLPRVAEWYERGELPEIRELARELGAIGALGMSLRGYGCAGASAVQYGLACLELEAADSGIRSLVSVQGSLAMYAVHRFGSEEQKGAWLPRMASGEVIGCFGLTEPDHGSDPASMRTYAKRDGGDWVLNGRKMWITNGSVAGVAVVWAQTEEGVRGFVVPTDTAGFSAPEIKHKWSLRASVTSELVLDDVRLPQDAVLPEVRGLKGPLSCLSHARYGIVWGSMGAARSCFESAVAYARTREQFGKPIGGFQLTQAKLADMAVELHKGILLAHHLGRRMDAGRLRPEQISFGKLNNVREAIEICRTARTILGANGISLEYPVMRHATNLESVLTYEGTVEMHQLVLGKALTGLDAFR from the coding sequence ATGGCCGCGCCCGCGAAGTCGCCGTCCTTCGACCCCGCCGATTTCCTCGGCCTCGACGATCTGCTCGACCCCGAGGACCTCGCCGTGCGGGACACCGTGCGCAGTTGGGCGGCGGACCGGGTGCTGCCCCGGGTCGCCGAGTGGTACGAGCGGGGGGAGCTGCCCGAGATCCGGGAGCTGGCCCGGGAGTTGGGCGCGATCGGGGCGCTCGGGATGTCGCTCCGGGGGTACGGGTGCGCCGGGGCCAGTGCCGTGCAGTACGGGCTCGCCTGTCTGGAGCTGGAGGCGGCGGACTCGGGGATCCGGTCGCTCGTGTCCGTGCAGGGGTCGCTCGCGATGTACGCCGTCCACCGCTTCGGCAGCGAGGAGCAGAAGGGGGCGTGGCTGCCGCGCATGGCCTCCGGCGAGGTCATCGGATGCTTCGGCCTCACCGAGCCCGACCACGGTTCCGACCCGGCGTCGATGCGGACGTACGCCAAGCGCGACGGCGGCGACTGGGTCCTGAACGGGCGGAAGATGTGGATCACGAACGGGTCCGTCGCCGGGGTCGCCGTGGTGTGGGCGCAGACCGAGGAGGGCGTGCGGGGGTTCGTCGTGCCCACGGACACCGCAGGGTTCTCCGCGCCGGAGATCAAGCACAAGTGGTCCCTGCGCGCCTCCGTCACCAGTGAACTCGTCCTGGACGACGTGCGGTTGCCGCAGGACGCCGTACTGCCGGAGGTCAGGGGACTGAAAGGCCCCTTGAGTTGTCTTTCGCACGCCCGCTACGGAATCGTGTGGGGGTCGATGGGCGCCGCGCGGTCCTGTTTCGAGTCGGCCGTCGCCTATGCCCGGACCCGGGAGCAGTTCGGGAAACCGATCGGCGGATTCCAGCTCACCCAGGCCAAACTCGCCGACATGGCGGTCGAGTTGCACAAAGGGATTCTGCTCGCCCACCATCTGGGGCGGCGGATGGACGCGGGACGGCTCCGTCCCGAGCAGATCAGCTTCGGCAAGCTGAACAACGTACGAGAGGCGATCGAGATCTGCCGTACCGCCCGGACGATTCTCGGCGCGAACGGGATCTCCCTGGAGTACCCGGTGATGCGGCACGCGACGAATCTGGAGTCGGTGCTCACCTACGAGGGCACCGTCGAAATGCACCAACTGGTGCTGGGCAAGGCGCTCACCGGTCTCGACGCCTTCCGGTGA
- a CDS encoding DUF5685 family protein has product MFGIVRPCGHRLGEGFRAQWMAHLCGLCLALRTDHGQFARVVTNYDGLLVSVLTEAQAGPTTGRRRTAGPCPLRGMRTASVAQGEGARLAAAVSLVLASAKVRDHVADGDGMLARKPVAHAARRIAMNWGRAGARTGSDLGFDTVVLVDAVDRQLGIEALAGPGTPLLTVTEPTETATAAAFAHTAILAGRPGNAEPLAEAGRLFGRLAHLLDAVEDRTADAAAGAWNPLTATGTSLTEARRLADDALHGIRLALREADFVDGGLAHLLLAHELRRSVDRAFGAVPVCSAHRGSGARVPGDPYAGGGGNPYAGGAGGPYAGGGGNPFAGGGGFGAGGGGGFGGVPQPQPPRRRGFWAGCGMFTLLCCTCRMCCAKEYEGPWSRKKREGCCRDCDCDCCEACECCACDC; this is encoded by the coding sequence GTGTTCGGAATAGTCAGGCCCTGCGGTCATCGCCTCGGCGAAGGATTCCGTGCGCAATGGATGGCGCATCTGTGCGGTCTGTGTCTCGCATTGCGCACGGACCACGGGCAGTTCGCCCGGGTTGTCACCAATTATGACGGCCTGCTGGTCTCGGTTCTGACGGAAGCTCAGGCCGGGCCCACCACCGGACGGCGGCGCACCGCCGGGCCCTGCCCGCTGCGCGGGATGCGCACCGCCTCCGTCGCCCAGGGCGAGGGCGCGCGGCTCGCCGCCGCCGTCTCGCTGGTGCTCGCCTCCGCGAAGGTCCGCGACCACGTCGCCGACGGGGACGGAATGCTCGCGCGCAAGCCGGTGGCGCACGCCGCGCGCCGGATCGCGATGAACTGGGGGCGCGCGGGGGCGCGTACGGGATCCGACCTCGGGTTCGACACGGTCGTGCTGGTCGACGCCGTGGACCGGCAGCTCGGCATCGAGGCGCTCGCCGGGCCGGGCACCCCGTTGCTGACGGTCACCGAGCCGACGGAGACGGCCACGGCGGCGGCTTTCGCCCACACCGCGATCCTGGCCGGACGGCCGGGCAACGCCGAACCACTCGCCGAGGCCGGACGGCTTTTCGGACGGCTCGCCCATCTGCTGGACGCGGTGGAGGACCGTACCGCCGACGCCGCCGCGGGCGCGTGGAACCCGCTGACCGCCACCGGGACCTCGCTCACCGAGGCCCGGCGGCTCGCCGACGACGCCCTGCACGGCATCCGACTCGCCCTGCGTGAGGCTGACTTCGTCGACGGCGGACTGGCCCATCTGTTGCTGGCGCACGAGTTGCGCAGGTCGGTGGACCGGGCCTTCGGCGCGGTGCCGGTGTGTTCGGCGCATCGGGGGAGCGGGGCGCGGGTGCCGGGTGATCCGTACGCCGGGGGCGGCGGGAATCCCTACGCGGGCGGCGCCGGTGGACCGTACGCCGGCGGGGGCGGCAATCCGTTCGCCGGTGGTGGGGGCTTCGGGGCAGGCGGGGGTGGTGGCTTCGGCGGGGTGCCGCAGCCGCAACCGCCGCGGCGACGGGGGTTCTGGGCGGGGTGCGGGATGTTCACCCTGCTGTGCTGCACCTGCCGGATGTGCTGTGCCAAGGAGTACGAGGGCCCCTGGTCCCGGAAGAAGCGCGAGGGCTGCTGCCGGGACTGCGACTGTGACTGCTGCGAGGCGTGCGAGTGCTGTGCTTGCGACTGCTGA
- a CDS encoding glycosyltransferase family 39 protein has translation MTDLATRPAPPSWRRAAPALLGYAAVRALGLVALAGWSAARDKSAWTLLSARWDSLWYTRVAELGYGYEVRLPNGDVHSNLAFFPLLPWLERAVSAVTPLSYAHAGLVVGTLASLAAAWGIFAVAGHVYGRRVGVCAVLLWAVLPVGIVQSMAYTESLFTALAAWSLYAVLTGRWVTAGALAALAGLTRPVGLAVVAALWAAAIASYVRDRRHAPVPPAERSRSAEASDGARHWPRALGMLLAPLGAVGYVLWVGRHTGKGPLGYLEVQAGWRNGFDGGYAFARFVTDKFTSFPSALAGVGLIIGVALIIWLYAVCVRQGQPLSLLVYAGVVTALALCASSYFGSKPRLLMPAFPLLLPLARALAGARTARSAAIVGAAGVVSALYGAFWLNGSGPP, from the coding sequence GTGACCGATCTTGCTACGCGCCCGGCGCCGCCCTCCTGGAGGCGGGCCGCCCCCGCGCTCCTCGGGTACGCCGCCGTGCGCGCCCTGGGCCTCGTCGCCCTCGCCGGGTGGAGCGCGGCACGCGACAAGAGCGCGTGGACGCTGCTGTCCGCCCGCTGGGACTCGCTCTGGTACACGCGCGTCGCCGAACTCGGTTACGGCTACGAGGTGCGCCTGCCGAACGGCGACGTCCACTCGAACCTGGCGTTCTTCCCCCTGCTCCCCTGGCTGGAGCGGGCGGTGTCGGCGGTGACCCCGCTGTCGTACGCCCACGCCGGCCTGGTGGTGGGCACACTGGCCTCGCTCGCCGCGGCCTGGGGGATCTTCGCGGTCGCCGGCCATGTGTACGGCAGGCGGGTCGGTGTCTGCGCCGTCCTGCTGTGGGCCGTGCTGCCGGTCGGGATCGTGCAGTCGATGGCGTACACGGAGTCGCTGTTCACCGCGCTGGCCGCCTGGTCGCTGTACGCCGTCCTGACCGGCCGCTGGGTGACGGCGGGCGCCCTGGCCGCCCTGGCCGGGCTGACCCGCCCGGTGGGGCTCGCGGTGGTCGCGGCACTCTGGGCGGCGGCGATCGCGTCGTACGTACGGGACCGGCGACACGCACCCGTTCCGCCGGCCGAACGGAGCCGGAGTGCCGAGGCGTCGGACGGCGCTCGGCACTGGCCACGCGCCCTCGGGATGCTCCTCGCACCCCTGGGGGCCGTCGGGTACGTCCTGTGGGTCGGCCGGCACACGGGCAAGGGGCCGCTCGGCTACCTCGAGGTTCAAGCGGGGTGGCGCAACGGCTTCGACGGCGGCTACGCCTTCGCGCGTTTCGTCACCGACAAGTTCACGTCGTTCCCCTCGGCCCTGGCGGGTGTCGGACTGATCATCGGAGTGGCGTTGATCATTTGGCTGTACGCGGTGTGCGTACGGCAGGGGCAGCCGCTGTCGTTGCTGGTCTACGCGGGGGTCGTCACCGCGCTGGCGCTGTGCGCGTCGAGCTACTTCGGTTCCAAGCCCCGGCTGCTGATGCCGGCCTTCCCCCTGCTGCTGCCCCTCGCCCGGGCCCTCGCCGGAGCGCGTACCGCCAGGTCAGCGGCGATCGTCGGGGCCGCCGGGGTGGTGTCGGCCCTCTACGGGGCGTTCTGGCTGAACGGCTCGGGTCCGCCCTGA
- a CDS encoding MFS transporter produces the protein MSGTPTAAARRRPGTGADANRWVVLVVLCVSLLLVAVDATVLHVAVPAVTEDIRPSGMELLWIVDVYPLVCASLLILFGTLGDRVGRRRILLLGYTLFGVASGLAAFADNPQVLIAARALLGVGGAMIMPATLSILRQVFPDRRERALAIGVWSAVAAVGAAVGPLLGGFLLEHFWWGSVFLVNIPLMLVSLPIGRLLLPESTGDRDGPWDVIGALMAAVGLFGVVLAVKRLGGGHPPFDPGTALALLGGAGLLTAFVRRQRRRTHPLVDLRMFARPAFSTSVGCIVLAMLALVGLELIAAQYLQLVLGLSPLETGLRLLPLTIAAMTAGLVGSHLLHRFGPRRMVCAGFCLTAFAVVLLTAMGRHDNAGLLLAGFVLLGFGLETTLFGAYESMLSEAPASSAGGAAAIGETSYQLGAGIGIALLGSVMNAAYTPGLSSVPGVPSSASAAAGHSLGEAYEVADRLGGPSGEALRHAARDSFVHGLHMTLLVSAALLVLGAVMALRLPRGMECGAAADLPGPREAKAAPSVRAESMR, from the coding sequence ATGTCCGGGACGCCCACGGCCGCCGCACGACGCCGTCCGGGCACCGGGGCCGATGCCAACCGCTGGGTCGTCCTCGTCGTCCTGTGCGTCAGTCTCCTGCTGGTCGCCGTCGACGCCACCGTGCTGCACGTGGCGGTCCCCGCCGTCACCGAGGACATCAGGCCGAGCGGCATGGAGCTGCTCTGGATCGTCGACGTCTACCCGCTGGTCTGCGCCTCGCTGCTGATCCTGTTCGGCACGCTCGGCGACCGGGTCGGCCGCAGACGGATCCTCCTTCTCGGATACACCCTCTTCGGCGTCGCCTCCGGCCTCGCCGCCTTCGCCGACAACCCCCAGGTCCTGATCGCGGCCCGCGCCCTGCTCGGCGTCGGCGGCGCGATGATCATGCCCGCCACGCTGTCGATCCTGCGCCAGGTCTTCCCCGACCGGCGCGAACGGGCGCTCGCCATCGGCGTCTGGAGCGCCGTCGCCGCCGTCGGCGCGGCCGTCGGACCGCTGCTCGGCGGATTCCTGCTGGAGCACTTCTGGTGGGGCTCGGTCTTCCTGGTCAACATCCCGCTGATGCTCGTGAGCCTGCCCATCGGACGGCTGCTGCTGCCCGAGTCCACGGGCGACCGCGACGGACCCTGGGACGTGATCGGCGCCCTGATGGCGGCCGTCGGTCTCTTCGGCGTCGTCCTCGCGGTGAAGCGGCTCGGTGGCGGACACCCGCCGTTCGACCCGGGCACCGCGCTCGCCCTCCTCGGCGGCGCCGGCCTGCTGACCGCGTTCGTACGACGGCAGCGGCGCCGGACGCATCCGCTGGTCGACCTGCGGATGTTCGCCCGCCCCGCGTTCAGCACCTCGGTCGGCTGCATCGTCCTCGCGATGCTCGCGCTGGTCGGGCTGGAGCTGATCGCCGCGCAGTATCTGCAACTGGTCCTCGGGCTGTCCCCCCTGGAGACCGGGCTGCGCCTGCTGCCGCTGACCATCGCCGCGATGACCGCCGGGCTCGTCGGCTCCCATCTGCTGCACCGCTTCGGGCCGCGCCGCATGGTCTGCGCCGGCTTCTGCCTCACCGCCTTCGCGGTCGTCCTGCTGACGGCCATGGGGCGCCACGACAACGCGGGCCTGCTGCTCGCCGGATTCGTGCTGCTGGGCTTCGGCCTGGAGACGACCCTCTTCGGCGCGTACGAGTCGATGCTGAGCGAGGCGCCGGCCTCCTCGGCGGGCGGAGCGGCGGCGATCGGCGAGACCTCGTACCAGCTGGGCGCCGGTATCGGGATCGCGCTTCTCGGGAGTGTGATGAACGCGGCGTACACACCCGGGCTTTCGTCCGTGCCGGGGGTGCCGTCGTCGGCCTCCGCCGCCGCCGGGCACTCGCTCGGCGAGGCGTACGAGGTCGCGGACCGCCTCGGCGGCCCCTCGGGCGAGGCGCTGCGGCACGCCGCCCGGGACTCCTTCGTCCATGGGCTGCACATGACGCTGCTGGTGAGCGCGGCGCTGCTGGTGCTCGGCGCGGTGATGGCCCTCAGGCTGCCCCGGGGGATGGAGTGCGGGGCCGCCGCGGACCTGCCGGGTCCGCGGGAGGCCAAGGCGGCGCCGTCCGTGCGCGCGGAGTCGATGCGCTGA